From Flavobacterium arcticum, the proteins below share one genomic window:
- a CDS encoding PorP/SprF family type IX secretion system membrane protein, with protein MKKLYLSAFLALLGFTDMSAQQDPHYTQYMYNMNVINPAYAGSKENLAFGLLYRAQWVDVEGAPNTGTFSGHSPVGKNVGLGLSAIVDEIGPVQETNVYADFSYTLNLGGEHRLALGLKGGVTLHDVGLYSDIGNGYVPAPGDPAFQENVNNTYFNVGAGFFYYTQNYYLALSVPNMLKSKHLDVTAPSGTAYEFGSETSHYFLTGGYVFQISENTKMKPSFMVKSSFDVSPSIDGSLNFLFFERFEIGATYRLDDSFGGMVNYAITPNLRIGYAYDHIISELDVTTPSSHEIMLLFDVNFPKKVSRSPRYF; from the coding sequence ATGAAGAAACTATACTTATCAGCATTTTTAGCCCTGTTAGGCTTTACCGATATGAGTGCCCAACAGGATCCGCATTACACGCAGTACATGTATAACATGAACGTTATAAACCCAGCCTATGCGGGGTCTAAAGAAAACCTAGCCTTTGGGCTTTTATACCGTGCCCAGTGGGTCGATGTAGAAGGTGCTCCCAATACAGGAACCTTCTCAGGACACAGCCCAGTAGGTAAAAACGTAGGTCTTGGACTATCGGCTATTGTCGATGAGATTGGACCTGTACAAGAAACCAATGTTTATGCCGACTTCTCGTACACCTTAAACCTAGGTGGCGAACACCGTCTTGCCTTAGGTCTTAAAGGTGGTGTTACCCTACACGATGTAGGCTTATACAGCGATATTGGTAATGGTTATGTCCCTGCTCCAGGTGATCCTGCCTTTCAAGAAAACGTAAACAATACCTACTTTAATGTAGGTGCAGGTTTCTTTTACTATACACAAAACTATTACTTAGCCCTATCGGTGCCGAATATGCTTAAAAGCAAGCACCTTGATGTAACGGCTCCTAGTGGAACAGCCTATGAGTTCGGTTCAGAGACTTCACACTACTTCTTAACGGGGGGGTATGTTTTCCAGATTTCCGAAAACACTAAGATGAAACCATCGTTTATGGTAAAATCTTCTTTTGATGTGTCGCCTTCTATAGATGGTTCATTGAACTTCTTGTTCTTTGAGCGTTTTGAGATTGGGGCTACCTACAGGTTAGACGACAGTTTTGGTGGAATGGTAAACTATGCTATTACACCTAATCTAAGAATCGGTTATGCTTACGACCATATCATCTCTGAATTGGATGTAACAACACCGTCTTCGCATGAAATCATGCTCCTGTTTGATGTAAACTTCCCGAAAAAAGTTTCCCGTTCACCACGTTATTTCTAA
- a CDS encoding OmpA family protein: MKNLYITLSFMLATMAVTAQNKDTKTADKHFDRFEYVEAAEEYLELVNDGKADGYVYTQLADSYYNIFNYKEAVKWYDKAVAAGNADSETYYRYSQMLKAAGRYEESNKQMQKFATMAPTDQRAVLFMEDPNYLPKLKNQAKLFDEKVLDINDEKYGSFGPVLTDDNTLYFTSARNKARKTYGWNEQPYLDLYMATYNANGTFSEPVPVDGVNSKWHDGPAAVTPDGKTMYFASESFKESKQFERDKDANAKIGQVYLYKATKQGDSWGNVQPLPFNDKRWSTGNPAISKDGKTLYFASNREGSIGDNDIWKVEIKGANSYGEPVNLGKKVNTEGKETFPFITDEGILYFTSNARSGFGGHDVYVIDLANGGEAMNVGAPINSPQDDFSFTFNTTKNMGFFASNRSGMDKLYSATPVCGVEAIVMVKDANTGKPLASAKVAILDEKNNVIESKMSGADGKVTYNVDCDRAYTVQVTANKYESNSFPIAKTDGGKVMIAANLKPIKEIVVIPVLDLKPVFFEFDKSNITKEAAFELDKVVEAMNDNKEMVIMVKAHTDNQGSEKYNMGLSNRRAKATVQYIISKGIAKDRISGEGFGESQPKVDCKDNCTKEQNAENRRSEFLVVKK; the protein is encoded by the coding sequence ATGAAGAACTTATATATTACCCTTAGTTTTATGCTCGCCACTATGGCAGTAACGGCACAAAACAAAGATACTAAGACCGCGGATAAACATTTTGACCGTTTCGAATATGTAGAAGCCGCAGAAGAATACTTAGAACTTGTCAATGATGGCAAAGCCGATGGTTATGTGTATACACAACTAGCCGATAGCTATTATAACATATTCAATTATAAAGAAGCTGTAAAATGGTATGACAAAGCTGTTGCCGCAGGCAACGCTGATAGTGAAACCTATTACCGCTACTCACAAATGCTAAAAGCAGCAGGACGTTATGAAGAGTCGAACAAGCAAATGCAAAAATTTGCTACAATGGCACCTACCGATCAGCGTGCCGTGCTCTTTATGGAAGATCCTAATTACCTGCCGAAGCTAAAAAATCAAGCTAAACTCTTTGATGAGAAAGTATTAGATATTAACGATGAGAAGTATGGTTCTTTTGGTCCTGTACTAACCGATGATAATACCCTATACTTTACGAGTGCCCGTAACAAAGCCCGTAAAACTTACGGATGGAACGAGCAACCGTATCTTGACTTGTATATGGCAACTTACAATGCTAATGGTACGTTTAGTGAGCCTGTACCTGTAGATGGTGTGAACAGCAAATGGCATGATGGTCCTGCTGCGGTAACCCCAGATGGTAAAACAATGTATTTTGCTAGTGAGAGTTTTAAAGAAAGTAAGCAATTTGAGCGTGATAAAGACGCTAATGCTAAAATAGGACAAGTATACCTATACAAAGCTACTAAGCAAGGTGATAGTTGGGGTAATGTACAACCATTACCATTTAACGACAAGCGTTGGAGTACAGGTAACCCTGCTATTAGTAAAGATGGTAAAACATTATACTTTGCTTCGAACAGAGAAGGGTCTATCGGGGATAACGATATCTGGAAAGTAGAAATAAAAGGCGCTAACAGTTATGGTGAGCCAGTAAACCTTGGTAAGAAAGTAAATACCGAAGGTAAAGAAACCTTCCCGTTTATTACTGATGAGGGTATCTTATACTTTACCTCTAATGCCCGTTCGGGCTTTGGTGGTCATGATGTTTATGTGATTGACTTGGCTAATGGTGGAGAAGCGATGAATGTAGGAGCTCCTATTAACTCGCCACAAGATGACTTCTCTTTTACGTTTAACACTACTAAAAACATGGGCTTTTTTGCTTCTAATAGAAGCGGAATGGATAAACTATACAGTGCTACGCCAGTATGTGGTGTAGAGGCTATTGTTATGGTAAAAGATGCTAATACAGGAAAACCATTGGCTTCGGCTAAGGTGGCGATCTTGGATGAGAAGAACAATGTAATTGAAAGCAAAATGAGTGGTGCTGATGGTAAGGTAACGTACAATGTAGATTGTGATAGAGCCTATACCGTACAGGTTACAGCGAACAAGTATGAAAGTAACAGCTTCCCTATCGCCAAAACTGATGGTGGGAAGGTTATGATTGCGGCGAACCTGAAACCTATTAAGGAGATCGTGGTGATACCAGTACTAGACCTAAAACCTGTTTTCTTTGAGTTTGATAAGAGTAACATTACTAAAGAGGCTGCCTTTGAGTTAGATAAAGTAGTGGAAGCTATGAATGATAACAAAGAGATGGTAATCATGGTGAAAGCGCATACAGATAATCAAGGTAGTGAGAAGTACAACATGGGCTTATCGAATAGAAGAGCTAAAGCTACTGTACAATACATCATCTCTAAAGGTATTGCTAAGGACAGAATATCTGGTGAAGGCTTTGGTGAGAGTCAGCCTAAAGTAGATTGTAAAGATAACTGTACTAAAGAACAGAATGCTGAGAATAGAAGAAGTGAGTTCCTTGTTGTGAAGAAATAA
- a CDS encoding DUF3078 domain-containing protein yields the protein MKKITLLCSALCVMSLNAQNEDSSNVANDTISPWTTKGNASFLFNQSTFDNWLAGGENNISGNAGLNYDFNYKKGDWSWDNKFIASYGIVKTKTSSFAKKTDDRMEVNSVLGKKVTERWYYSAFLNFKTQFTKGYVYSKDENGAEIRDEYTNFLSPGYLLVDPGMMYKKDDNFKFNLSPATSKFTFVDKNFTLPEEAYFGVEEGKSMRYELGFNASAYYKLDIIANVTFENIVNLYSNYLEDPQNVDLDYQLNIVMKINRYLTTNLSFQTVYDDNAYKGFQLRQVFGVAANYGF from the coding sequence ATAAAAAAAATTACTCTACTATGTAGTGCTTTATGCGTAATGAGCTTAAATGCACAAAATGAAGACTCTTCGAATGTAGCTAATGATACTATTAGCCCTTGGACAACAAAAGGGAATGCATCATTTTTATTCAATCAATCTACTTTCGACAACTGGCTTGCAGGAGGAGAGAACAATATCTCTGGTAATGCAGGACTTAACTACGATTTCAACTATAAAAAAGGCGACTGGAGCTGGGATAATAAGTTTATAGCATCTTATGGTATTGTAAAGACCAAAACAAGCTCATTTGCCAAGAAAACAGACGATCGTATGGAGGTTAATTCTGTTTTGGGTAAAAAAGTTACAGAGCGTTGGTACTATTCAGCATTTCTTAATTTTAAAACACAATTTACAAAGGGATATGTATATTCTAAAGACGAAAATGGTGCAGAAATAAGAGATGAATACACTAATTTTCTTTCACCAGGTTATTTACTAGTTGATCCTGGTATGATGTACAAAAAGGATGATAACTTTAAATTTAACCTCTCTCCTGCAACATCTAAATTTACTTTTGTAGACAAAAACTTTACACTACCCGAAGAAGCTTACTTTGGAGTAGAAGAAGGTAAATCAATGCGCTATGAGCTAGGTTTTAATGCATCGGCATACTATAAGTTAGATATTATTGCAAATGTAACTTTCGAGAATATAGTAAACCTTTACTCTAACTATCTTGAAGACCCACAAAATGTAGATTTAGATTATCAGCTTAATATAGTAATGAAGATAAACCGTTATTTAACTACAAACCTATCTTTCCAAACCGTATATGATGATAATGCTTACAAAGGATTCCAGTTACGTCAGGTATTTGGTGTAGCCGCTAATTATGGTTTCTAG
- a CDS encoding DUF2480 family protein — MEEQEIINRVANSVLQVFDLEDYYPEGERKTIDISQWLLEGFVLREKDFRASLKDHNWEQYKDCYVALYCSTDAIVPAWAYMLVSTYLQPLAKKVIQGTIANLDVQLYQEILSEIDYAEYKGKPVIVKGCSKKPVPQEAYVMAVQKLMPFAKSLMFGEACSAVPLYKKK, encoded by the coding sequence ATGGAAGAGCAGGAAATAATAAATCGTGTTGCCAATAGTGTATTGCAAGTGTTCGACCTAGAGGATTACTATCCTGAAGGCGAGCGCAAAACTATTGATATATCTCAATGGTTGTTAGAAGGCTTTGTGCTTCGCGAAAAAGACTTTAGAGCATCGCTTAAAGACCATAACTGGGAGCAATATAAAGATTGTTATGTCGCCCTATATTGCAGCACAGATGCTATAGTGCCCGCTTGGGCTTATATGTTAGTAAGTACTTACCTGCAACCTCTTGCTAAAAAAGTAATTCAAGGTACTATCGCTAATCTTGATGTACAATTATACCAAGAAATTCTTTCCGAAATAGATTATGCCGAATATAAGGGTAAACCTGTTATAGTAAAAGGCTGTTCTAAAAAGCCAGTACCACAGGAAGCCTATGTTATGGCAGTGCAAAAATTAATGCCTTTTGCCAAAAGTCTTATGTTTGGCGAAGCTTGTTCTGCTGTTCCGTTATACAAGAAAAAGTAG
- a CDS encoding SUF system Fe-S cluster assembly protein — protein sequence MDTQIDTAQLGEEIVKALKGIYDPEIPVDIYELGLIYDVMVNTDNEVKILMTLTSPNCPVAESLPKEVEDKVVAIENVKSAEVEITFDPPWTRDLMSEEAKLELGML from the coding sequence ATGGATACGCAAATAGATACCGCACAACTAGGAGAAGAGATTGTAAAAGCACTAAAAGGCATTTATGACCCCGAAATTCCTGTAGATATTTATGAATTAGGATTAATTTATGATGTAATGGTAAATACCGATAATGAGGTTAAAATACTCATGACACTTACATCGCCTAACTGCCCCGTTGCCGAAAGTTTACCAAAAGAGGTAGAAGATAAGGTAGTGGCTATAGAAAACGTTAAGAGTGCTGAGGTAGAAATTACTTTCGACCCACCTTGGACGCGTGACCTTATGAGCGAAGAGGCAAAGCTGGAACTTGGAATGCTGTAA
- a CDS encoding SufE family protein: MRIKEIQDEIVDEFSMFEDWDERYQYVIDLGKTLPLAEEQYKTEENIIKGCQSKVWLHGEQQEGKVVFTADSDAILTKGIIAILIRVFSNQAPADILEADMAFIDKIQLKEHLSPTRANGLVSMIKQIKMYALAFQAKN; this comes from the coding sequence ATGAGAATAAAAGAAATACAAGACGAGATAGTAGACGAATTTTCAATGTTTGAAGACTGGGACGAGCGTTACCAATATGTAATAGACCTTGGTAAGACATTGCCACTTGCAGAAGAGCAATATAAGACCGAGGAGAACATCATTAAAGGCTGCCAGAGCAAGGTTTGGCTACACGGCGAGCAACAGGAGGGTAAAGTTGTTTTTACGGCAGATAGCGACGCTATTTTAACCAAAGGAATTATTGCAATACTTATTAGGGTATTTTCTAACCAAGCCCCTGCGGATATACTAGAAGCTGATATGGCTTTTATTGATAAAATTCAACTAAAAGAACACCTTTCGCCTACACGAGCGAACGGATTGGTTTCGATGATTAAACAGATAAAAATGTACGCCTTAGCATTTCAGGCAAAAAACTAA
- a CDS encoding aminotransferase class V-fold PLP-dependent enzyme: MLDINKVRADFPILNETVNGKPLVYFDNAATSQKPQVVIDAISAYYETINSNIHRGVHTLSQLATDAYEVSRQKIQKHINAKHAHEVLFTTGTTHGINLVASGFSAFVKAGDAVMISAMEHHSNIVPWQMLCERVGAELLVIPMNDKGELIIEEFEKLLTNRVKIVAINHISNALGTINPIEHIITKAHGVGAAVLIDGAQSAPHMQFDVQQLDCDFYTFSGHKVCGPTGSGILYGKEEWLNKLPPYQGGGEMIKEVTFAKTTYAELPHKFEAGTPNIAGGIALGTAIDYLNAIGLDNINTYEQELLQYGTEKLLEIEGLKIIGTAKNKTSVISFNVGDIHPYDIGSIVDKMGIAVRTGHHCTQPIMDFFKIPGTVRASFSFYNTKEEIDALVAAVIKAQRMLS, encoded by the coding sequence ATGTTAGATATAAATAAAGTCAGGGCAGACTTCCCGATACTTAATGAAACGGTAAACGGAAAACCCCTTGTATATTTTGATAATGCAGCCACATCGCAAAAACCCCAAGTGGTTATAGATGCTATTTCGGCTTACTACGAAACCATAAACTCGAACATACACCGTGGGGTGCATACCCTTAGCCAGTTAGCTACTGATGCTTATGAGGTTTCGAGACAAAAAATACAAAAGCATATTAATGCTAAGCATGCTCACGAGGTGCTGTTTACTACGGGTACTACACATGGTATAAACCTAGTAGCAAGCGGTTTTTCTGCATTTGTAAAAGCTGGCGATGCCGTAATGATATCGGCAATGGAACACCATAGCAATATAGTGCCATGGCAAATGCTTTGCGAGAGGGTAGGGGCGGAGTTGTTGGTTATCCCTATGAATGATAAGGGAGAATTGATAATTGAAGAATTTGAAAAGCTATTAACCAACAGGGTTAAAATAGTAGCGATAAATCATATTTCTAATGCACTGGGTACTATAAACCCAATAGAGCATATTATTACCAAAGCCCATGGGGTAGGGGCAGCCGTTTTAATTGATGGCGCACAATCGGCACCACACATGCAGTTTGACGTACAACAATTAGATTGTGATTTTTATACCTTTTCTGGGCATAAAGTTTGTGGCCCTACAGGTAGCGGAATATTATATGGTAAAGAAGAGTGGCTAAACAAGTTACCACCTTACCAAGGCGGTGGCGAAATGATAAAAGAAGTAACCTTTGCCAAAACCACTTATGCCGAGTTACCTCATAAATTTGAAGCAGGTACACCCAATATAGCAGGGGGCATTGCGCTAGGCACAGCTATAGATTATCTTAACGCTATAGGGTTAGATAATATTAATACCTACGAACAAGAATTATTACAATACGGTACAGAGAAGTTACTAGAAATAGAGGGACTTAAAATAATAGGTACAGCCAAGAATAAAACATCGGTAATATCATTTAACGTTGGGGATATTCACCCGTATGATATTGGATCTATTGTAGATAAAATGGGTATAGCCGTGCGTACAGGGCATCATTGTACACAACCGATAATGGACTTTTTTAAGATACCAGGCACAGTGCGTGCTTCTTTTTCGTTTTATAACACAAAAGAAGAAATTGATGCACTTGTAGCAGCAGTTATTAAAGCACAACGTATGTTGAGCTAA
- a CDS encoding heme/hemin ABC transporter substrate-binding protein: MKHLIKTVTVALVLLATVSCKKEQKQTEENTVANDTVAKTEQRIISLNGALTEMVSALGHQDEIVGVDVTSTYPEQLKESAQNLGHTSKISIESIMALQPTLVLATREGISPELIEKIELSGITTYVFEREFSPYGAKKTVAEVADILDSKNVKEVQDKIDADLAKIVPLEKAQKVLFIYAGHGPLMVSGKNTPVDKVITLAGGTNAIEGFDDYKPLTPEALVKGNPDVILMFNSGLASLSGIDGVLKIQGIAETNAGKNKNVIAMDGGLLAGFGPRLGEAALELNSKLSENK, translated from the coding sequence ATGAAGCATCTAATTAAAACTGTAACTGTAGCCTTAGTACTATTGGCTACTGTTTCTTGCAAGAAAGAACAAAAACAAACAGAAGAAAACACCGTAGCAAATGATACTGTTGCTAAAACGGAACAACGTATTATATCGCTTAACGGGGCATTAACTGAAATGGTTAGTGCACTAGGGCATCAAGATGAAATTGTAGGAGTAGATGTTACCAGCACCTACCCTGAACAACTTAAAGAGTCGGCACAAAATTTAGGGCATACAAGCAAAATATCGATAGAATCGATAATGGCATTACAACCTACTCTTGTACTAGCAACTCGTGAAGGTATTAGCCCAGAACTAATCGAAAAAATAGAATTATCGGGCATTACTACCTATGTATTTGAAAGAGAATTTAGCCCTTATGGTGCAAAGAAAACTGTAGCAGAGGTAGCAGATATATTAGATAGCAAAAATGTAAAAGAAGTACAAGATAAAATTGATGCTGATCTTGCTAAGATTGTACCTCTAGAAAAAGCACAAAAAGTACTGTTTATATATGCAGGTCATGGACCACTTATGGTAAGCGGAAAAAACACCCCTGTAGATAAAGTAATAACACTGGCAGGTGGTACTAACGCAATAGAAGGCTTTGACGATTACAAACCTCTTACCCCTGAAGCTCTTGTAAAAGGAAATCCTGACGTAATACTAATGTTTAACTCAGGGTTAGCAAGCCTTAGCGGAATAGATGGTGTACTAAAAATACAGGGAATAGCTGAAACCAATGCAGGAAAAAATAAAAACGTAATTGCTATGGATGGCGGATTGCTTGCAGGCTTTGGTCCTCGTTTGGGCGAAGCTGCATTAGAACTAAATAGCAAGCTGTCAGAAAATAAATAA
- a CDS encoding FecCD family ABC transporter permease, with product MQNRLSLYLLLSVLLLITLAIVSLYMGVYTFEKHSLTALIKGLIVNDDTISDSDRFVIMGLRLPRITMAILIGSGLAVSGTCLQGMFKNPLATPDLIGITSGASLFAALAIVLGSFIKPYIPELLHFSLLSIMAFLGALLTMMLVYNISTTNGKTNVIVMLLSGVAITALGFAITGFLIYISKEEQLRDLTFWNLGSLASATWTKNAILAVIIIISYAFLINKGKALNAMMLGERDAQHLGIPVERIKKQIVLFTALMVGTSVAFAGTIGFIGLIVPYILRLIFKSNYHIILPMSAILGSILLLTADTISRTIAAPSEIPIGILTAFMGAPIFIAILIRNRKSM from the coding sequence ATGCAAAATAGATTATCCCTTTACCTGTTACTTAGTGTACTATTGTTAATTACATTAGCAATAGTATCGTTATATATGGGTGTATATACATTTGAAAAACACTCGCTAACAGCGCTTATAAAAGGGCTTATCGTAAACGACGACACTATTTCTGATAGTGACCGCTTTGTAATAATGGGGCTACGCCTACCCCGCATTACGATGGCGATATTGATAGGTAGCGGACTTGCAGTATCGGGTACTTGCTTGCAGGGTATGTTTAAAAACCCGCTTGCCACACCCGACTTGATTGGTATAACATCGGGGGCATCATTATTTGCTGCACTTGCCATAGTGCTAGGCAGTTTTATAAAACCTTATATCCCCGAGTTATTGCACTTTTCACTACTTAGTATTATGGCGTTTCTTGGCGCATTACTTACCATGATGCTGGTATATAACATATCTACCACCAATGGTAAAACTAATGTTATAGTAATGCTGCTTTCGGGTGTTGCAATAACAGCACTAGGCTTTGCTATAACAGGGTTTCTTATTTATATATCAAAAGAAGAGCAACTGCGCGACCTTACCTTTTGGAACTTAGGTAGCCTTGCTAGTGCTACATGGACAAAGAATGCAATACTCGCTGTTATCATAATCATATCGTATGCCTTTCTTATCAATAAAGGGAAAGCACTTAACGCCATGATGCTGGGTGAGCGCGATGCACAACACCTAGGTATACCTGTAGAACGCATCAAGAAGCAAATAGTGCTGTTTACTGCGCTTATGGTAGGTACATCGGTAGCTTTTGCGGGTACTATAGGGTTTATAGGGCTTATAGTGCCTTACATCCTTCGTTTGATATTCAAATCGAATTACCATATAATATTACCCATGTCGGCAATACTAGGTAGTATACTGCTACTTACCGCCGATACTATAAGCAGAACCATAGCTGCACCATCAGAAATTCCGATAGGAATACTTACCGCATTTATGGGTGCGCCTATATTTATTGCTATACTAATCCGCAACCGAAAATCAATGTAG
- a CDS encoding heme ABC transporter ATP-binding protein, giving the protein MLKANKISYAHRKFSILEDIDVSVNHGELLVIVGPNGAGKSTLLSLLANEMGKNESSSILFKRKSFEEWDDKELPRHKAKFSQSNSHDIPLSIKDVVMMGRYPYFNTTPQKQDNDAVTKAMQETDVEALATRDYNLLSGGEKQRVHLARVLAQLDNDVANKLIFLDEPLNNLDVLHQHRILHTIKNFTERGNTAIMVLHDLNLAAQFADTVMLLKRGKIVSHDVPDKVFTREIISSVYNFPCTVCPNPVNKNPLIIFGT; this is encoded by the coding sequence ATGCTAAAAGCGAATAAAATATCATACGCACACCGCAAGTTTTCTATATTAGAAGATATAGATGTTTCGGTAAATCATGGCGAACTACTAGTTATTGTTGGTCCTAATGGTGCAGGAAAATCTACGCTATTAAGCCTTTTGGCAAACGAGATGGGCAAAAATGAGTCGTCTTCTATACTTTTTAAACGAAAATCTTTTGAAGAATGGGACGACAAAGAGTTACCACGCCATAAAGCCAAATTTTCGCAAAGCAACAGTCACGATATTCCCCTTTCTATAAAAGATGTCGTAATGATGGGGCGTTATCCCTATTTTAATACTACACCACAAAAACAAGATAACGATGCGGTTACAAAAGCCATGCAAGAAACGGATGTAGAAGCATTGGCAACACGTGATTATAACTTGCTTTCTGGTGGCGAAAAACAACGGGTACACCTTGCTCGTGTACTAGCACAACTAGACAATGATGTGGCAAATAAACTCATTTTTCTGGATGAGCCATTAAATAATCTTGATGTACTGCACCAGCACCGCATACTGCACACGATAAAGAACTTTACAGAGCGTGGCAATACTGCCATTATGGTACTGCACGACCTAAACCTTGCAGCACAATTTGCCGATACTGTAATGCTGCTTAAAAGAGGTAAAATAGTAAGCCACGATGTACCCGATAAAGTTTTTACCCGCGAAATAATAAGCAGTGTATATAACTTTCCGTGTACGGTATGCCCTAACCCTGTAAATAAAAATCCTTTAATAATATTTGGAACCTAA
- a CDS encoding hemin-degrading factor, giving the protein MDTITNTLKTQWDALKAENPHLRIRNAADQLGVSEAELLATQVGDTVTRLRPEFAAILTDVKELEKVMALTRNDECVHERKGTYLNPDFSSPHAGLFVGEDIDLRIFHTHWDKAFAVAEKSERGERKSLQFFGKDGLAIHKIYLTPDSNEAAFDALVEKYTSDNQTTAETTVAVPLKIEEKADADIDVAGFREAWVNLKDTHDFFMMMRKFGVTRTQALRLAPEGDYAQKVDKEVIVKMLEGAAETKLPIMVFTGNRGNIQIHTGPIRKTMWHNDWFNVMDPDFNMHLDMSKIAQVWVVRKPTEDGTVTALEVFNEMGEIIVQFFGKRKPGIPELQGWRDLVASL; this is encoded by the coding sequence ATGGATACTATCACTAATACATTAAAAACACAGTGGGATGCGTTAAAAGCAGAAAACCCACACCTACGCATTCGTAACGCTGCCGATCAACTTGGCGTTAGCGAAGCCGAACTTTTAGCTACTCAGGTAGGTGATACTGTTACGCGTTTGCGTCCTGAATTTGCAGCGATACTTACCGATGTAAAAGAATTAGAGAAAGTAATGGCACTAACGCGTAACGACGAGTGTGTACACGAGCGTAAAGGAACATACCTTAACCCTGACTTTAGTAGCCCGCATGCAGGACTTTTTGTAGGTGAAGATATTGACCTTCGTATTTTTCATACCCATTGGGATAAAGCCTTTGCTGTAGCCGAAAAAAGCGAGCGTGGCGAGCGTAAAAGCCTTCAGTTTTTTGGGAAAGACGGACTAGCAATACACAAAATATATTTGACTCCTGATAGTAACGAAGCTGCTTTTGATGCTTTGGTAGAAAAATACACGTCAGACAATCAAACTACAGCCGAAACTACTGTTGCTGTTCCGCTAAAAATTGAAGAAAAAGCTGATGCTGATATTGATGTAGCTGGTTTCCGTGAGGCATGGGTAAACCTAAAAGACACGCATGATTTCTTTATGATGATGCGTAAATTTGGTGTTACGCGTACGCAGGCATTGCGTCTTGCTCCAGAGGGTGACTATGCACAAAAAGTAGACAAAGAAGTTATTGTAAAAATGCTAGAAGGTGCTGCCGAAACAAAACTACCTATAATGGTGTTTACGGGTAATAGAGGTAACATACAAATACATACAGGACCTATACGTAAAACTATGTGGCATAACGACTGGTTTAATGTTATGGATCCTGACTTTAACATGCACCTAGATATGAGCAAAATTGCTCAGGTGTGGGTAGTGCGCAAGCCAACCGAAGATGGTACCGTTACAGCTCTTGAAGTATTTAACGAAATGGGCGAAATTATAGTACAGTTTTTCGGGAAAAGAAAACCTGGTATTCCTGAACTACAGGGGTGGAGAGATTTAGTCGCTTCATTATAA